The Alphaproteobacteria bacterium LSUCC0719 genome includes the window GACTGGAAGCGAAAAGTATCCGATATCAATGATTTGCCGGCCAAGTTGACGAAGATAGTAGGGGGGCAGAAACGTCCAGCGGATCGCCGCCAGTGTGAACAGCGTCAAACGGCCAATGGCGGCCAGAAAGGCCAGGGTTGTTCGGCCGATATTCTGCAGAAACCCGATCATTCTCTTTCCGGTCGGTTGCGGTCATGAATTGGCGCACGGTCCACTTTATGCCTTGGATTTCGCTGTTTGACCATCCCCAATGCCGTTGCCGTCATGCCGGGGCAACAGTTTCATGACGTGATAAAGCGGCGTAAGGGCCGGCGGCCAAGTTGGGTCAGGATTTCATAGCCGATGGTGCCGGCGTCATGCGCCATTCGGGCCAGGGGATAGCCGTCACCGAGGATTTCGGCGTGACTGGCGGTGGCCAGACGTCGATCATCAAGGTCGGTGACATCGACGGTGATGCTGTCCATCGAAACCCGCCCGATCACCGGTGCCGGCATGCCGGCGATCGTGACCATTGCCCGGTTGCCAAGGCTGCGGGGATAGCCGTCCGCATAGCCGACACCAAGCGTGAAAATACGGGAATCGCGGGTCAGCTGATGGGTGCCGTTATACCCGATCCGGTCACCGGCACGGGCGTTGCGACGTTGCAGGATGCGCGCCTGCCAGACAACTGCGGGGCGAAGATCGCCGGCCTGTGCTGTCTGTTCGGCTGTACCATCGAGACCTGCCGGGTGAAGACCATAAAGGGCGATGCCAGGCCGGTTCAACGCCATGTGGAAGGCGCCGCCCCGAAGTGTGCCGCCACTGTTGGCAAGGCTGGCCGGCAGATCCGGAAGCGCGGCGCACAGGCGACCGAAGCTGGCAAGCTGGCTGTCATTGGCGTCATCGGCAAGGTCTTCACCAGCACTCAGATGGCTCATCAGAAGCTGCACACCCATATCGGCAAGCGGATTTTCGCCACCATCGATGCGGTCCAAAAGCCATGCTGTCTCGTCCGGATCGAGGCCAAGCCGCGTCATCCCGGTATCGACATGCAGCGCGGCACCGGGCGGCGACCCTTCAGCGGATGACAGGCTTGCCTCACGCCAGCGCATCAGCTGATCAAGGCTGTTGATCACCGGCATGATTTCGGCGCTGATGAAATCTGCTTCCTGTCCGGGGTGACAGCCACCAAGGACAAATATACGGCATTCACCCTGTCCCACGTCGGGCAGCGCCAAGTTGAGTGCCGCGCGAAGTGCGCGGGCTTCCGCAAGCGACATGACGAAAAAGGTCCGGCATCCGGCTGTCGCCAGCGCCGGTGCCAGCGTGGCGGCACCAAGTCCATAGGCGTCGGCCTTGACCACGGCTGCCGTTTCCGTCCGGTTCCCTGAAAGACTGTCGAGATAACGCCAGTTCGCAACAACGGCACCAATATCAATGGTGATCACGCTGTCGGCATGGCCGAAATCTGGCGCATCGGAGATCATGGTGCCGGGCATCGCGTGGCCGTCCGTCTAAAAACCTTCGGGAATCTGCGCTGCGTCGGTGAGATCGCTGAATTTGGTCAGTGATTTCTCAAAATGCAGTTCAATCAGCCCGGTCGGACCGTGGCGCTGTTTGCCGATAATCACCTCGGCCTTGTTATGCGCCTTTTCCAGCCGTTCACGATACAGATCATAACGAAGATTGAATTTCTCTTCACTTTCGTGGGATTCACGCTCCGGTTCTTTCTTGGCGAGGTAATATTCATCGCGATAGACGAACAGCACGACATCGGCATCCTGCTCGATGGATCCTGATTCGCGGAGGTCCGACAGGTTCGGGCGCTTGTCTTCGCGCTGTTCGACAGCACGCGACAGCTGCGAGAGCGCCAGCACCGGAACATCCAGTTCCTTGGCCATGGCCTTGAGCGCGCGGCTGATATTCGAGATTTCCTGAACGCGGTTTTCCGGACGTACGCCAAGCTGCGGTGCCAGCATTTGGAGATAATCGATCACAATCAGGCCCAGTCCGCCGGTGCGTTTCATCCGGCGGGCCCGGCTTGCCACCTGCGATACCGACAGCGCCGGCGTATCATCGATAAAGAAAGGGGCTGTCGACAGCGCGTCACTGGCCTCAATCAGGCGGTCAAACTCCTCGCTCGACAGTTGGCCCTGTCGGATGCTGTTCGAATCAATCTGCGCGCGTTCACTGAGAATCCTGATGCCAAGCTGTTCGGCCGACATCTCCAGCGAGAAGAACGCCACCGGGGCTGCCGTCTCGCCGGTCCTGGTCGTGGTCGCCACATGAAAGGCGATATTGGTCGCCAGCGCCGATTTACCCATTGCCGGGCGGCCGGCAAGGATGATCAGGTCGGATTTGTGAAGGCCACCCATCTTGGTGTTCAGGCCGGTAAGACCCGTGCTGTAGCCGGACAGGCCGCCATCGCTCTTGCGGGCAATCGCCGCCTGGTTGATTGCCGCCGCCGCGACTTTTTCAAAGGATTTCAGCCCGACACTTGCTTCGCCGGCTTCGGCAAGCTGGAACAGCTTTGCCTCGGCGGTCTCAATCTGTGTCATCGCGGAAACATCGACATCGGGGTGGTTGGCGTCGGTGATGACGTCATCGCCAATGCGGATCAATTCGCGGCGAAGATGCGTTTCATAGATGGTGGCCGAATAGTCGGGCGCCTGCGCCAGACTGATCACGCCATCCGCAAGCTCGCCCAGATAATCCTCGATCTCGGTTGTCTGACCTGCCTCGGTGGCGCTGAAGAAGGTTTTTAGGGTGACTGGATTTGCCAGCTGTCCGCGATCAATCAGCCGCATCATGGTGGCAAAGATCCGGCCATGAAGCGGGTCATAGAAATGTTCGGCCCGCAACCTGTCGTCAATGCGTTCCATGACATCATTGTCGAGCAGCAGGGCGCCAAGAAGATTCTGTTCAGCCGGGAGGTTGTTTGGCAGTTGGCGGGCCGTTGGAATGCCGCCGACGGTTGCCATGCCTCCGGGAAAGGCTTCGATGTTGCTTGTTTCTTCAGACATGCGTCACCCTAGCAAAAGCAAGCCGGCAATGCGTCCTGTTAGTTTTGTGGGTAATGGGGATAAGTGAAAAAAAATCGGCAGCGTCTGTGCCGGCAGGACGGCATTGCGCCCCGATGACGGGTTTCGGGCACTAAAAAAGCCGGGGCAAACCCCGGCTTTTTCATCATTCTGTGCCCTGGAATCAGGCCTCCGAGTCATCACCGGCCGCATCGTCGGATGCGGTTTCTGTTTCGGCAGTCTCGGCCTCGGCGTCGGCTTCTGGGGCGCTTGCCTCGATGGCCGGAGCCTCTTCACGGGTTGCCTCTTCACTGGCCACCTCGTTGCCGTAGTCATCGTCGTCATCGTCGGCAAGGCCGGTCACGGCAACGCCGGTGCGAAGCTGGGTTTCGGCTTCGTCAAGCGAACGTGCGACATTGACGGTGACTGTCACAGTGACTTCGGGGTGCAGACGGATACGAATGTCGTGCAGGCCAAGTGTCTTGATCGACTTGTCCATGACAACCTGGGTGCGGGCAATGGTGAACCCGGCCTCGGTTACGGCATCCGAAATGTCACGCGAGGTGACCGAACCGAACAGCTGGCCCATTTCGGACGCGGCCCGGACCATGCTTACGGCAAGGCCGTCCATCTTGGCGGATTCGGTTTCAGCGTCCGACCGACGGGCAAGATTGTCAGCTTCGCGCTGTGCCTTTTCGGTTTCAAACTTTTCGCGATTTACCCTGTTGGCGCGAAGCGCCTTGCCCTGTGGCAGCAGGTAGTTGCGCGCATAGCCGGGCTTTACCGATACGACATCGCCCATCTGGCCAAGCTTTTCGACTCGTTCGAGCAGGATGATTTCCATGATCTTGTGTCTCCTTCCTGTCGACCAGCGTTACGAGGTCACGTATGGCATCAGTGCCAGGAACCGCGAACGCTTGATGGCAACGGCCAGTTCACGCTGCTTTTTCGCCGAAACGGCTGAAATGCGTGATGGCACGATCTTGCCACGCTCCGATGTGTAGCGGGCCAACAGCTTGGTGTCCTTGTAGTCGATTGTCTGCGCGTTCGGTCCCGAGAACGGGCAGGATTTGCGACGACGCCCAAAGGGACGACGAACGGCTTCGCGTTTGATTTCGAGCTGGGTCATGTCCTACTCCTCGGTCTCGGTGTCTTCGGCAGGCGCGTCAGCAGACTCTTCAGCCTTTGCCGACTCCGCGCGTGGTGGACGGGATCCCCGGTCGCCACGGTCACCGCGCTCGCCACGGTCACCGCGCTCGCCCCGATCACCCTTGTTCTGCATGATGATGGACGGGCCTTCCTCGACCTCTTCAATGCGAATGTTCAGGAACCGAAGAACATCCTCGTTCAGCCCCATGATCCGCTCATACTCCTTCAGAGTGGCAGCATCTGTCTCGAGGTTGAACATGATGTAGTGGCCCTTGCGGTTCTTCTTGATCCGATAGGCAAGCGACCGCAGACCCCAATATTCACGTTTGTGGATTTTGCCACCGGCCTCGGTGATGATGCCGGCAAATTCATCGGCCATTGTTTCGACCTGTGTGGACGAAATATCCTGGCGCGCAATGAAGACGCTTTCATACAAGCGCATGCGTAACTCCTTCTGGCTTATCGTCCGCCATCTCTGTGGCGAACCAACCGGTTTCCCGGCAAGGAATGTTTCAGTGATGTAGGCATCGCCGACAGGTGTCGGGTGCGATGCAGGGTGCACCATACACGAACATTTATTGCGTGCAAGCGAATAGTGGTGTCCTCTAGAGGTGGATTGCGGTGCCGGATCTGGCATAATTTCGCCAAATTCCATCGGCAATGACGTCGCAATTCTGGAATGACGAGCTGCCGGCCTTGATGCCGCAGTGATCAGGTGGAGTGAATGATGGCGGACAAAATCCTTTTTCAGTTTCCCGGTCAGGGGTCTCAGGCCGTTGGCATGGGCGGGTCGCTTGCCGCTGCATTTCCCGAGGCTCGTGCGGTCTTTGACGAGGTGAATGACGCGCTTGGCGAGGATTTGTTTGCGCTTATGCAGGACGGTCCGGAGGATGATCTTCGTCTGACGCGCAATGCACAGCCGGCCCTGTTTGCCGCCTCTATGGCGGGGCTGGCAGTGCTGCAAAAGGCGGCCGGGCGCGACATTACGGAACTGGCGGATTTTGTGGCCGGTCATTCCCTTGGTGAATATTCCGCGCTGGCGGCGGCAGGAACCCTGTCAATATCCGATGCGGCGCGGCTTTTGCGGCTGCGCGGTGACAGCATGCAGGGTGCCGTACCGGCGGGTGAAGGGGCTATGGCCGCCATTCTGAACGCCGAGGAAGAGGTGGTGAACGAGATTGTTGCGGACGCGGCTGCAAGTGGCGTGATCCAGTTTGCGAATGACAATGCCCCGGGACAGATTGTCGTCAGTGGCGCTGCCGCCGCAGTGGACCATGCCATCGAATCCGCCAAGGAACGCGGTATCCGGCGCGCCATAAAGCTTCCTGTGAGTGCCCCATTCCACTGCAGCATGATGCAACCGGCCGCCGATGCGATGGCCGAAGCCCTGGCAACTGCCAGCATGAATGATGCAGCGGTCCCGGTCTTCTGCAACGTCACAGCGGCGACTGAAACCAATGCGGATATCCTGCGACAGAATCTGGTGACACAGGTCACCGGTCGCGTTCGCTGGCGCGAGACGCTTCTTGCCGCCAGCACGGCGGGGGTGTCCCGGTTTGTCGAGATTGGTACCGGCAAGGTTCTGTCGGGACTGGTGAAGCGTACGCTGGATGATGTCACGATGGTCAATCTTGATGGTGCGGACGATCTGGACTTGGTGCTGGCCGAACTGTAGGGTCGCGGCACAATCGGCTGGGACGGCCAACCAGCTTTAACGGCCACAGGGCTGGAACGGCCAAAGCAAATGAAAGAACAGGAGCCTTCATGTTTGATCTGTCAGGCAATACCGCGCTGATTACCGGCGCAAGCGGTGGAATTGGCACAGCGATTGCCAGAACCCTTCACGCTGGCGGCGCTTCGGTTGTTCTGCATGGAACCCGAGCCGAACGTCTGGCCGCGCTGGCGCAGGAGCTTGGGCAGAATGCGCATGTTGTCACCGCCAATCTGGCTGACCGCGGCGAGGCGGCCGGCCTGATTGATGCCGCCGTCGAGGCGGCCGGCGCACCTGTTTCCATTCTGGTCAACAATGCCGGGATCACCCGCGACAATCTGGCGATGCGGATGAAGGACGAGGAATGGGACGAAGTTCTCGACGTCAACATGACCGCAGCGATGGCGATTACGCGTGCGTCGCTGCGCGGCATGATGAAGGCCCGCCATGGGCGGATCATTTCCATTTCTTCGATTGTCGGTGTGACCGGCAATCCCGGTCAGGCCAATTATGCCGCTTCAAAGGCCGGGATGATCGGCTTCAGCAAGGCGCTTGCCGCCGAAGTGGCAAGTCGCGGCATCACGGTCAATGTCGTCGCGCCAGGCTTTATCGAGACACCGATGACCGATGCTCTTGGCGAATCCCAGCGCGAGGCACTGCTTGGACGGGTGCCGGTCGGGCGACTGGGTACGGCCGAAGAGGTGGCCTCGGCTGTACACTACCTTGCCAGTAACGAGTCCGCCTACATCACCGGATCGACCATTCATGTGAATGGCGGGATGGCCATGCTATAATCCGGCGGGACTGTCGGGGTGTGACTCTTTAGGGTGGCGTAGCCGAAAAAACTGTGTTATCTGCCGCCAACTTTGACGCTCTGAGGGTTTGCTCGGGGCTGCTTCAACCTTCTCTTTAAGGGGGCATTAATGAGCGATATTTCAGATCGTGTGCGGAACATCGTGGTAGAACATCTTGGCGTTGACGCCGACAAGGTTGTCGATGGCGCAAGCTTCATCGATGATCTTGGTGCTGACAGCCTCGACACTGTCGAGCTGGTCATGGCATTCGAAGAGGAGTTCGGTGTTGAAATCCCGGACGACGCTGCCGAGCGCATTCTGACCGTGAAGGACGCCGTGTCCTTCCTGGAAGAGAGCGCCGCCTAAACAGGCAAATGACACGTTTTCAGCCCCCGGTTTTCTGCCTTGCAGGTAGACGTCGCCCGGGGGCTGGCGTATTTTAGAGCTATGTTTTTCCAGATCAGGAGAGAAACGTGCGACGCGTAGTTGTCACCGGTCTTGGAATGGTCACCCCGCTAGGTGTCGGGGTTGATCGTAATTGGTCGCAGATTCTGGCCGGGAAAAGCGGTATATCCCGTATCACCCGGTTCGATGTTGACGATATTTCCTGTCAGATTGCCGGCCAGGTGCCTGGTGCGGACGAAGATGGCGGCCTGAACCTTGACGATTTCATCGATCCCCGCGAACAGCGCCGCCAGGACAGGTTCATCCAGCTTGGTGTGGTCGCAGCGCAGCTTGCCGTAGAAGATTCCGGCTGGAAGCCAGAGGACCGCGAATCACAGAATCGTACCGGCGTCATGATCGGATCCGGTATTGGTGGTCTTGAGACAATTGTGAAGACCGACCAGCTGATGAGCGAGCGCGGCACCCGCAAGATCAGTCCGTTTTTCATTCCTTCGGCGCTGATCAATCTGGTGTCAGGTCATGTGTCGATCAAATATGGGTTTCGCGGCCCGAACCATGCTGTGGTTACGGCCTGTTCGACCGGTGCGCACGCCATTGGCGATGCGGCGCGCATGGTCGCGCTTGATGATGCCGATGTGATGGTCGCCGGCGGGGCCGAGGCAGCAGTGTGCCGGATCGGCATGGCCGGGTTTGCCGCCGCCAGGGCGTTGTCCACCAGCTATAATGACCAGCCTGAAAAAGGGTCTCGGCCCTGGGACAAGGGCCGCGACGGCTTTGTCATGGGCGAGGGGGCCGGCATTGTCGTCCTTGAAGAGCTTGAGCATGCAAAGGCGCGTGGCGCGACAATCTATGCCGAGGTCAAGGGCTATGGCATGTCGGGTGATGCCTATCATATCACCGCGCCGGCAGAGGATGGTGACGGGGGGTTCCGCGCCATGCAGGCGGCATTGAAGCGGGCCGGCCTTGCGCCGACCGATATCGACTATGTCAACGCACATGGTACATCGACGCCGCTCGGCGACCTGATCGAGGCTGGCGCTGTTCGCCGTCTTCTTGGCGATGCCGTCGGATCCGTCTCGATGTCCTCGACAAAGAGCGCAACAGGCCATCTACTTGGCGCGGCGGGCGCGATTGAGGCCATCTATTCGGTCAAGGCCGTGCAGACTGGTGAAGTGCCGCCGACCCTGAACCTCGAGGATCCCGAGGATGCGGTGGCGGATTTCGACCTTGTGCCGCTGAAGTCGCGCAAGCGCGATGTTCGCAACGCCATGTCAAACTCCTTTGGGTTTGGTGGCACCAACGCATCGCTGATTATCGGCCAGGTCACCTGATGCTTCGATCCGCCGCCCGGCTGATGATCCGGACGGTGGGGCTGCTCGGCCTCCTGACCGCCCTTGTGGCAGGTGGCTGGTTTGTGGTCGACAGGATGATTGTCCAGGCTGACGGCCCGCATCAGGACAGTGTACTGATCCAGATATCGCCCGGTGACGGTCATGCCACCATCCGGTGGGCGCTGAAGCGTGGCGGCGTGATTCGTGACCTCTATCATTATGACGCCGCCCGTATCATGGCGGGAACGTCCTTTGTGCCGAAAGAGGGCGAGTTCGAAATTCCGCCACGGGCCAGTCTGGCCGTTATCATGGACATTATCCATGCCGGCCGCAGCTATCAGCGGCGCTTTACCGTTATCGAAGGCATGACATCGGCCGATATTGCCTCTGTGCTTCGTGAAAACGAGAATTTTTCCGGTGAGATCACAGTGCCGATGGAAGAGGGTAGTTTGCTGCCCGAAACCTATTTCTACACCCGTGGCACAAGCCGCGATGCAATGCTGGCACGGATGCAGGAAAAGCGGGAACTGGCGCTTGCCGAAGCCTGGATTGACCGGTCGCCGGATCTGCCATACGAGTCGCCTCGTGATGCGCTGATCCTTGCCTCCATCATCGAGCTTGAAACCGCTGACAGCGCTGAAAGGCTGGAAGTGGCCGGTGTCTTTGTCAACAGGCTGAAACGCGGCATGCGGCTACAATCCGATCCGACGGTTCTCTATGGCGTCGAAACCGGGGCCAATCGTCCTATCCGCAAGTCTGATCTGAAACGCAGGACAGAATGGAATACCTATGTCATCAAGGGGTTGCCAAAGACGCCGATCTGCAATCCAAGCCTTGAATCGATCAATGCCGCGCTGGCGCCGGCGCAAACCAGGAATCTCTATTTCGTGTCTGACGGCAAGGGTGGGTTGAGATTTGCAAGGACGCTGGACGAACATAACCGGAATGTAAGATTATTCCGCGAAGCACAACGAAAAGCTGGTCTTCGAGACGATTGAACGAGCGGTCAGGAAAAAGGGATTTGTCATGACGGGAACTACGCAGACAGGCGCTGCGGCCGGCCGCCGGGGACTTATGCTGGTACTGTCCTCCCCCTCCGGGGCGGGAAAGACCTCAATTGCGCGCCAGCTATTGGCTGAAGATGCGAATCTGACACTCTCTGTTTCGGCGACAACAAGGCCTGCGCGCCCAAACGAGGTCGATGGTCGAGACTATCATTTTGTTGATCAGGCGCGGTTTGACGAGATGATCGCGTCGGATTCCTTTCTGGAATATGCGACGGTGTTCGGTAACTCCTATGGCACCCCGAAGGCGGATGTGATGGCGGTTCTGGATGTCGGGGGAGACGTTCTGTTCGACATTGACTGGCAGGGCACCCAGCAGGTTGCCAATGCGGCGGCTGACGATCTGGTGTCGGTTTTCATTCTGCCGCCATCCCGGGCGGCATTGCAGGCCCGGCTCGAGGCGCGGGCTGCGGACAGCGTGGAAGTCGTCGCGTCCCGCATGGCCAAGGCGTCCGATGAAATCAGCCATTACCGCGAATATGACTATATCGTCGTGAATGACGATCTGGAGGAGTCGGTCAGGTCCGTACGCGCCATTCTGGCGGCAGAACGGCTGCGGCGTGACCGGCAGACCGGCATGACGGCGTTCGTACGCACACTTCAGGCTGAAGGTGACTGACCCTGCGCTGGTAGCTCAACCTCTCGCGCCAGACGGCAGAAGGCGGCAATGTCGAGATCCTGTGGCCGCCCCTGCGGATCGATGCCAGCACGGTTCAGCAGCGCCTCGCCGCCAATCGGTTTCAAGGATGCACGCAGCATTTTGCGGCGCTGGCCAAAGGCAAGCCGCGTTACATGTTCCAGCGCCGCCCTGTCGCATTCATGACGTGGTGCCGCCAGTGGTCTGATATGCACCACAGATGATGTTACCTTTGGTGCCGGCACAAAGGCATCTGGCGGAATGTCGAACAGAATGGTGGCGTCAGCTATCCAGCCAGTCAGAATGCTGAGGCGCCCGAACGCGCTGTCGCCTGGTTGCGCGGTGATTCTCTCGGCAACCTCCTTCTGAAACATCAGGGTCAGGGACTCAAAGGCTATCGCGTGGCCAAGCCACTGAATCAGCAATGTTGTTGCAATGTTGTAGGGCAGGTTGGCAACGATCCGGCGCGGTGCATCCCCGATTTCCCACAGCGGCGTCTTCAGCGCGTCAGCTTCGACGAGATCAAGACGATCGCCGGCCGCAGACAGAAGCGAGGCAAGCACGGTGCTGGCGCGAAAATCCTTCTCAATGGCGACGACCTTCTGCGCGCCTTCAAGTAGCAATGCGCGTGTCAGTCCGCCCGGTCCCGGTCCAACCTCGATGGTGGTGCCGTTCAGTCCACCGGCACTGCGTGCAATGCGCCGGGTCAGGTTCAGGTCGAACAGGAAATTCTGACCAAGCGATTTTCGCGCCCGCATATCCAGCTCGCCAACAAGCTGTTTCAGCGATGGCAAGGCCTCGATAGGGGTGTTGTCGAAACCTGTTTCAGCTGGCGACATGACGATTTCCGGCCATCGATCTTGCCATGCGAATGGCGGCGATCAGGCTGTCAGCATGCGCGGTGCCGGTGCCGGCAATGTCAAAGGCGGTGCCGTGATCCGGCGAGGTGCGGATGAAATCAAGTCCAAGCGTAACATTCACACCGCCGTCAAAATCAATCGTCTTGATCGGGATCAGAACCTGGTCATGATACATGCCAAGAACACCGTCATAGCTCGCACGGGCCCGCGGGTGGAACAATGTATCAGCCGACACAGGCCCGAATGCCCTGATCCCGGCTGCCTGAAGCCGCGTGACAGCTGGTGCGATCACCTCCTCATCCTCATGGCCGAACTGCCCCTGCTCGCCAGCGTGGGGGTTGAGCCCGCACACGGCGATACGGGGGTCCGGACAGGCAAAATCCAGCCGCAGGGATTCGGCAAGCAACATCCCTTTGGCAAAGATATCGTCGGTTGTCAGGGTGTCGGGAACCTCGCGCACCGCGATGTGGATTGTTACCGGCACGACGCGCAGTTCTGCGCAGGCCAGCATCATCACAGGCGCGCCGTCGCGCGGTGCCGACAATGTCGCCAGAAATTCGGTATGACCCGGATGTGCGAATCCGGCCTGTTGAAGAACGGCCTTGTTGATCGGGTTGGTGACCATCGCTGCAGCGTTGCCATTGCGGGCCAGGGCGGCTGCTTTGCGAATGCTGTCAATGATCACCGGCGCGTTTCGCGGATCTGCCACACCGGGGCGCGGTGGGTGTATCCATGTCAGCGGCAGAACAGGAAGATGATCATCATCTGGCGCAACATTGGTCATATCGTCGATGACACGGGTTCGGACGGACAGTCCCAATCCGGCGGCAAGATCGTCGAGGCGCTGCGGGTCTTCCATGATGGCAAAGCCACGCTCGCCGGCTGCATGTGCCTTCAATGCGATTTCGGCACCAATCCCGGCAGGATCGCCAGGGGTCACGATAACCGGCGCGTGCGGGCCGGACGTTGTCAATGCTGATGTGGTGGCGTTTGCCATCACTCGCCGCGACGCTCTATCACCGCCGTGCGACGCAATTTCAACGCCTGGCGTTCACTGAGGCTGCCAAAGATCCGGTCAACAAAGGTCTGTCTGATTTCATCCCGTCCCGGCAGTTGCAGTTTCGGGGTTTTCAACTGACAGATCATCAGCGAGGCAACACCCTCGGCAAAGGCGAGCGGCTCTGACGGTTTGCCCTGTTCAAGCGAGCCGATCAGCTGTTGCATTTGTGGTGCCATGTCGGCGACCAGCATTTCATCGAGGCGGGCAAAGGCACCACTTCCATATTCGGTGTTGAGAGCCTCCATGGCATCGCAGTCGGTGATGGTTGCGGTATCGCGTGAAACCTTGGCCGCGGCTTCCAGACGATCAGCCTCGGCTGCATTGCTCGCCACCGGCAGAATCGCACGGGCCAGCCACACAAGCGATTGCGAGCTGTCAATCAGTCCATTCTTGCGCTCGCCCATATGTCTGAAGATATAGACCGCCCCATCAAGCAGAAGCGGGTCGGTAACAGTGCCGGTCTGGACATCGCGCAAGTTTTCACGGAATGTTTTCGGCAGTTTTTCTACAATCAC containing:
- the gmk gene encoding guanylate kinase, which codes for MTGTTQTGAAAGRRGLMLVLSSPSGAGKTSIARQLLAEDANLTLSVSATTRPARPNEVDGRDYHFVDQARFDEMIASDSFLEYATVFGNSYGTPKADVMAVLDVGGDVLFDIDWQGTQQVANAAADDLVSVFILPPSRAALQARLEARAADSVEVVASRMAKASDEISHYREYDYIVVNDDLEESVRSVRAILAAERLRRDRQTGMTAFVRTLQAEGD
- the rsmA gene encoding 16S rRNA (adenine(1518)-N(6)/adenine(1519)-N(6))-dimethyltransferase RsmA; this translates as MSPAETGFDNTPIEALPSLKQLVGELDMRARKSLGQNFLFDLNLTRRIARSAGGLNGTTIEVGPGPGGLTRALLLEGAQKVVAIEKDFRASTVLASLLSAAGDRLDLVEADALKTPLWEIGDAPRRIVANLPYNIATTLLIQWLGHAIAFESLTLMFQKEVAERITAQPGDSAFGRLSILTGWIADATILFDIPPDAFVPAPKVTSSVVHIRPLAAPRHECDRAALEHVTRLAFGQRRKMLRASLKPIGGEALLNRAGIDPQGRPQDLDIAAFCRLAREVELPAQGQSPSA
- the pdxA gene encoding 4-hydroxythreonine-4-phosphate dehydrogenase PdxA, which gives rise to MANATTSALTTSGPHAPVIVTPGDPAGIGAEIALKAHAAGERGFAIMEDPQRLDDLAAGLGLSVRTRVIDDMTNVAPDDDHLPVLPLTWIHPPRPGVADPRNAPVIIDSIRKAAALARNGNAAAMVTNPINKAVLQQAGFAHPGHTEFLATLSAPRDGAPVMMLACAELRVVPVTIHIAVREVPDTLTTDDIFAKGMLLAESLRLDFACPDPRIAVCGLNPHAGEQGQFGHEDEEVIAPAVTRLQAAGIRAFGPVSADTLFHPRARASYDGVLGMYHDQVLIPIKTIDFDGGVNVTLGLDFIRTSPDHGTAFDIAGTGTAHADSLIAAIRMARSMAGNRHVAS